A genomic stretch from Acidimicrobiales bacterium includes:
- a CDS encoding PH domain-containing protein, which produces MSDDADWKRPHPLTTIVLVVTFVSGNAGPLVVAVVFGGSGIGFDTVALVVGGATVGFGVVGWYMTGYAVTDDAVHYRSGVLNRQARSIALTRIQQVSVSEPVIARAVGLAVVQVSEASADGDVEIRYLGKNDATALTQRLRTLARRRDALDNQGPVVSSLAAPPEPPSVLLHATPIGALVRYSLGAMAPGLIGAAVIGLVVVIVLALGPGLVAALSAAVVVAGILLLAPALSTAGAVLGDGGFRLQRSPRSLTAQAGLLSRRQIEVRPERIQTLTVSSGPIVRRMGLHQISFSAATGKTTQKTAIVRLSPAARTDEIASIVRGALDVDPAFGVDLEPVSRVTVRRQLVRSAIAYALVVLPISIVLWFVHPFAAVLPTLAFWPPAFAYARQRHRRLGLAVDDRRLVARSGVLDHHLTQIPLAHIQSVITRATFFQRRLGVADLEVNTAGVGPGNHVTIPDLGAGRCAELARDLSSVAAATRWELRT; this is translated from the coding sequence GTGAGCGACGATGCCGACTGGAAGCGGCCCCATCCGCTGACCACCATCGTTCTCGTCGTCACCTTCGTCAGCGGCAACGCCGGACCACTCGTGGTGGCGGTCGTCTTCGGCGGCAGCGGGATCGGCTTCGACACGGTCGCCCTCGTGGTCGGCGGTGCGACCGTGGGCTTCGGCGTGGTCGGCTGGTACATGACCGGCTACGCGGTCACCGACGACGCGGTGCACTACCGGTCCGGCGTGCTCAACCGGCAGGCCCGGTCGATCGCCCTGACCCGCATCCAGCAGGTCTCGGTGTCCGAGCCGGTGATCGCCCGCGCCGTCGGCCTCGCAGTGGTGCAGGTCTCGGAAGCCTCGGCCGACGGCGACGTCGAGATCCGCTATCTCGGCAAGAACGACGCCACTGCGCTGACGCAGCGACTGCGGACCCTCGCCCGCCGACGCGATGCCCTCGACAACCAGGGCCCGGTGGTGAGCTCGCTGGCCGCGCCGCCCGAGCCGCCGTCGGTCCTGCTCCACGCCACCCCGATCGGCGCACTCGTCCGCTACAGCCTCGGCGCGATGGCCCCCGGTCTGATCGGCGCCGCGGTGATCGGTCTCGTGGTCGTGATCGTGCTGGCCCTCGGCCCCGGCCTCGTCGCCGCGCTCAGCGCGGCAGTCGTCGTCGCGGGGATCCTGCTCCTGGCCCCCGCACTGAGTACCGCGGGTGCGGTCCTGGGGGATGGCGGGTTCCGCCTCCAACGGTCGCCACGGTCGCTCACGGCGCAAGCCGGCCTGCTCTCGCGTCGACAGATCGAGGTGCGCCCGGAACGGATCCAGACCCTCACGGTCAGCTCGGGCCCCATCGTGCGCCGGATGGGACTCCATCAGATCTCGTTCTCCGCCGCCACCGGCAAGACCACCCAGAAAACCGCCATCGTTCGCCTCTCGCCGGCCGCTCGCACCGACGAGATCGCGTCGATCGTCCGGGGAGCGCTCGATGTCGACCCGGCCTTCGGTGTCGATCTCGAGCCGGTGAGCCGGGTGACCGTCCGCCGCCAGCTGGTCCGCTCGGCCATCGCCTACGCCCTCGTCGTCCTGCCCATCTCGATCGTCCTCTGGTTCGTTCACCCGTTCGCCGCGGTGTTGCCGACCCTCGCCTTCTGGCCGCCTGCGTTCGCCTACGCCCGGCAGCGACACCGCCGACTCGGACTGGCCGTCGACGACCGCCGCCTCGTCGCCCGAAGCGGCGTACTCGATCACCACCTCACCCAGATCCCGCTCGCCCACATCCAGTCGGTCATCACCCGGGCGACGTTCTTCCAACGTCGTCTCGGCGTCGCCGACCTCGAGGTCAACACCGCCGGTGTCGGGCCGGGCAACCACGTGACCATTCCCGACCTCGGTGCAGGTCGCTGCGCCGAACTCGCCCGCGACCTGTCGAGCGTTGCCGCGGCCACCCGCTGGGAGCTGCGGACCTAG
- a CDS encoding DUF2017 family protein, producing MSASSWPFVPGGDGVVVNLGAREQEVLAGLIVDLRELLMADSHDTLRRLKPPAHPDNDEAEAAYREMIGDDLLRGRLELLDIVEAGIEGATLDEGDVAAWMQGLNMIRLVLGERLELDGADLESHELPEGPATFLYEWTGELLEFLVRAASTA from the coding sequence ATGAGTGCGTCGTCGTGGCCGTTCGTGCCGGGGGGTGACGGGGTGGTCGTCAACCTCGGGGCGCGGGAGCAGGAGGTGCTGGCGGGCCTGATCGTCGATCTGCGCGAGCTCCTGATGGCCGACAGCCACGACACGCTGCGGCGGCTCAAGCCACCGGCTCATCCCGACAATGACGAGGCCGAGGCCGCGTACCGCGAGATGATCGGCGACGACTTGTTGCGTGGTCGTCTGGAGTTGTTGGACATCGTCGAGGCGGGCATCGAGGGGGCGACGCTCGACGAGGGCGACGTGGCCGCGTGGATGCAAGGGCTCAACATGATCCGTCTGGTGCTCGGCGAACGCCTCGAGCTCGATGGCGCCGATCTGGAGTCGCACGAGCTCCCGGAGGGGCCGGCGACCTTTCTCTACGAGTGGACCGGCGAGCTGCTCGAATTCCTCGTCCGGGCGGCGTCGACCGCCTAG
- the clpS gene encoding ATP-dependent Clp protease adapter ClpS: MTAPLIVEDRETESVDDLSRPWKVIVWDDPINLMSYVAFVFRKLFGFSEEKAHRLMMEVHTDGRAVVSSGPKEKAEMDVFRLHEHGLWATMEHDS, translated from the coding sequence ATGACTGCGCCCCTGATCGTCGAGGATCGGGAGACGGAGTCGGTCGACGATCTCTCGAGGCCGTGGAAGGTGATCGTGTGGGACGACCCGATCAACCTGATGTCGTACGTGGCGTTCGTGTTCCGCAAGTTGTTCGGCTTCTCGGAGGAGAAGGCCCATCGGCTGATGATGGAGGTCCACACCGACGGCCGCGCCGTGGTGAGTTCGGGGCCGAAGGAGAAGGCCGAGATGGATGTGTTCCGCCTCCACGAACACGGCCTCTGGGCGACCATGGAGCACGATTCGTGA
- a CDS encoding COX15/CtaA family protein, producing the protein MSPARYLSLTRAALWSLTIIVISGGAVRLTGSGLGCSDWPNCEQDQLVSDLEYHGMIEFGNRMFTGVVTIAVAAAVLGSLRRTPRRTDLVWLSLGLVAGVVAQIVLGGLLVKTELDPRFTMGHFLLSMVLLWNATVLMHRAALADGPVQGAAWADDHDRAVAERRIIRRLTRAVMAAGAVVLVMGTIVTGSGPHSGSDEEEVAERLPFLVRDVTRLHSMSAIVLLLGVGYVTSRAHRRGLVDIRRAGLIVTALVVAQGVVGYWQYFAGVPVVLVAVHILLASLAWIHIVRLDLEARLINAPAGVRILAST; encoded by the coding sequence GTGAGCCCGGCCCGATACCTCTCCCTGACCCGTGCGGCACTCTGGTCGCTGACCATCATCGTGATCTCGGGCGGCGCGGTTCGTCTCACCGGATCCGGTCTGGGTTGTTCCGACTGGCCCAACTGTGAGCAGGACCAGCTCGTGTCCGACCTCGAGTACCACGGCATGATCGAGTTCGGGAACCGCATGTTCACGGGAGTCGTCACGATCGCGGTCGCTGCCGCAGTGCTCGGTTCACTCCGGCGGACGCCGCGCCGGACCGATCTCGTGTGGCTGTCATTGGGTCTCGTCGCCGGCGTGGTCGCCCAGATCGTCCTCGGCGGGCTGCTGGTGAAGACCGAGCTCGACCCGCGCTTCACCATGGGCCACTTCCTGTTGTCCATGGTCCTGCTGTGGAACGCGACGGTGCTCATGCATCGCGCCGCACTCGCCGACGGCCCCGTCCAGGGCGCAGCGTGGGCCGATGATCACGACAGGGCCGTCGCCGAACGACGCATCATCCGCCGGCTCACCCGAGCGGTCATGGCGGCGGGGGCCGTCGTCTTGGTGATGGGAACGATCGTCACCGGTTCGGGACCCCATTCCGGCAGCGATGAGGAGGAGGTCGCGGAGCGGCTGCCGTTCCTCGTGCGCGACGTGACCCGACTCCACAGCATGTCGGCGATCGTCCTCCTCCTCGGCGTGGGCTACGTCACCTCTCGGGCCCATCGGCGGGGCCTGGTCGACATTCGCCGGGCCGGGCTGATCGTGACGGCACTCGTGGTCGCTCAGGGCGTGGTGGGGTACTGGCAGTACTTCGCCGGAGTGCCGGTGGTGCTCGTGGCCGTCCACATCCTTCTCGCATCGCTTGCATGGATCCACATCGTTCGTCTCGACCTCGAGGCGCGTCTGATCAACGCTCCGGCCGGCGTCCGGATCCTGGCTTCGACATGA
- a CDS encoding heme o synthase has protein sequence MTATAPTRQRPRVLAFVALTKPRIIELLLITTVPTMIVAEGGIPSLWLMVATVVGGTLAAGGANAFNMYIDRDIDRLMERTKGRPLVTGEVTPQEALVFAFAVEIAAFAWLWGFVNLLSAVLAVSATLFYVFVYTMWLKRTSTRNIVIGGAAGAVPVLVGWSSVTNELDWPPVVLFAIIFYWTPPHFWALAIRYKDDYQAADVPMLPAVASLRTTATRILAYTVFLWALTLLFGPVADMGLVYYASAVVLGAVFTGLAVQVFRRPEPALAMRLFGWSITYVTLLFGAMAADEIVRNGF, from the coding sequence GTGACCGCCACCGCCCCCACTCGCCAGCGCCCACGCGTCCTCGCGTTCGTCGCGCTGACGAAACCGCGGATCATCGAACTGCTCCTCATCACCACCGTGCCGACCATGATCGTCGCCGAGGGCGGCATCCCGTCGCTGTGGCTCATGGTGGCGACGGTCGTCGGTGGCACCCTCGCCGCCGGCGGCGCCAACGCGTTCAACATGTACATCGACCGCGACATCGACCGGCTGATGGAACGGACGAAGGGTCGCCCCCTCGTCACGGGCGAGGTGACACCGCAGGAGGCGCTCGTCTTCGCCTTCGCGGTCGAGATCGCCGCGTTCGCCTGGCTGTGGGGCTTCGTCAACCTGCTGTCGGCGGTGCTCGCCGTCTCGGCGACCCTCTTCTACGTCTTCGTCTACACGATGTGGTTGAAGCGGACCTCCACCCGCAACATCGTCATCGGCGGCGCCGCCGGTGCTGTCCCGGTGCTGGTGGGCTGGTCATCGGTCACCAACGAGCTCGACTGGCCGCCCGTGGTGCTCTTCGCCATCATCTTCTACTGGACGCCGCCGCACTTCTGGGCCCTCGCCATCCGGTACAAGGACGACTACCAGGCCGCCGATGTGCCGATGCTGCCCGCCGTCGCCTCCCTGCGCACGACCGCGACCCGCATCCTCGCCTACACGGTCTTCCTCTGGGCACTCACGCTCCTGTTCGGCCCCGTCGCCGACATGGGCCTCGTCTACTACGCCTCGGCGGTCGTGCTCGGCGCCGTGTTCACCGGTCTCGCGGTCCAGGTGTTCCGTCGCCCGGAGCCGGCGCTCGCGATGCGCCTGTTCGGCTGGTCGATCACCTATGTGACGCTGCTCTTCGGCGCGATGGCGGCCGACGAGATCGTCCGCAACGGCTTCTGA
- a CDS encoding cbb3-type cytochrome c oxidase subunit I — protein sequence MTMTESPPATDTAPAVSAPAVAGLYDALTTTDHKRIGRLWLRSGMVLLVGAVVLGVLLGIERLDGESTDLFGGDNAFFQMWALYRIALALLVAAPLFIGLATIVVPMQVGSTNIAFPRAAAAAVWGFVVGAIIMIAATMANGGWGAVDRASGDERDAVALTLVGMGMVILSLLLGSLCIATTVVSLRVKGMTLLRTPLFAWSMLVATGVWLLTLPVLLANLLIAYVDLHNGPGTFGGGLSGDLSIYAQIEWLFEQPQVYAFAIPVLGVLGSIVPVAAGVRAARHGLSMGLIGLFGLLSVGAWAQPFFQPTNDSLVRYDEKFVFIAFGIAAILPVLGAFGGAADTLMRGRTNLFGIPPAHLLGALGAALVLLAGTAAGVARVIEPFELGQRVTVSGVMNLVLFAAVAAAVAGIWFWGPKVCGHELSPVMGRAAVTLLVAGGLVLGAAQVVNGFFETSVNPLVAPTEDAGDALNAVALVGMLIIALGAVSALATLLVAMRTGGAGDADDPWGGQTLEWSTVTPPPPGNFAEPPALVTSEAPLLDASSDEGEES from the coding sequence ATGACGATGACCGAATCACCGCCGGCGACCGACACCGCCCCTGCAGTGTCCGCTCCCGCAGTGGCTGGGCTCTACGACGCCCTCACCACCACCGACCACAAGCGCATCGGCCGACTCTGGCTGCGGTCCGGGATGGTCCTGCTCGTGGGCGCCGTCGTCCTCGGCGTGCTGCTCGGCATCGAGCGCCTCGACGGAGAATCGACCGACCTGTTCGGCGGCGACAACGCCTTCTTCCAGATGTGGGCGCTCTATCGCATCGCACTGGCGCTGCTGGTCGCTGCACCGCTGTTCATCGGCCTCGCGACCATCGTCGTGCCGATGCAGGTCGGCTCGACCAACATCGCCTTCCCCCGTGCGGCCGCCGCGGCGGTCTGGGGCTTCGTCGTCGGTGCGATCATCATGATCGCCGCAACCATGGCGAACGGCGGCTGGGGAGCCGTCGACCGGGCCAGCGGCGACGAACGTGACGCCGTCGCCCTCACACTCGTGGGCATGGGCATGGTGATCCTCTCCCTGCTGCTCGGTTCGCTGTGCATCGCCACGACCGTCGTGTCGCTGCGGGTCAAGGGCATGACCCTGCTGCGTACCCCACTGTTCGCCTGGTCGATGCTGGTTGCCACGGGCGTGTGGCTGCTGACGCTGCCGGTGCTGCTCGCCAACCTGCTGATCGCCTATGTCGACCTCCACAACGGCCCGGGCACGTTCGGTGGCGGCCTGAGCGGTGACCTCAGCATCTACGCCCAGATCGAGTGGCTGTTCGAACAGCCGCAGGTCTACGCCTTCGCGATTCCGGTGCTCGGCGTGCTCGGTTCGATCGTCCCGGTGGCCGCCGGCGTGCGCGCCGCCCGCCACGGCCTCTCGATGGGCCTCATCGGTCTGTTCGGCCTGCTGTCGGTCGGCGCCTGGGCTCAGCCGTTCTTCCAGCCGACCAACGACTCCCTCGTTCGCTACGACGAGAAGTTCGTCTTCATCGCCTTCGGCATCGCTGCGATCCTGCCGGTGCTCGGCGCATTCGGCGGCGCCGCCGACACCCTCATGCGAGGCCGCACCAATCTCTTCGGCATTCCGCCCGCTCACCTCCTCGGTGCGCTCGGTGCCGCTCTGGTACTGCTCGCCGGCACTGCGGCGGGTGTCGCCCGGGTCATCGAACCGTTCGAGCTGGGCCAGCGTGTCACCGTCTCGGGTGTCATGAACCTCGTGCTGTTCGCCGCGGTCGCCGCTGCCGTGGCCGGCATCTGGTTCTGGGGCCCCAAGGTCTGTGGCCACGAACTCTCCCCGGTGATGGGACGAGCCGCGGTGACATTGCTCGTGGCCGGTGGTCTCGTGCTCGGTGCCGCGCAGGTCGTCAACGGGTTCTTCGAGACGAGCGTCAACCCCTTGGTCGCGCCGACCGAGGACGCAGGCGATGCCCTCAACGCCGTGGCGCTGGTCGGCATGCTGATCATCGCGCTCGGCGCCGTCAGCGCGCTCGCAACACTCCTCGTCGCCATGCGCACGGGTGGTGCCGGCGACGCCGACGACCCGTGGGGCGGGCAGACACTCGAATGGTCGACGGTCACGCCGCCCCCGCCCGGCAACTTCGCCGAGCCGCCGGCCCTGGTCACCTCCGAGGCGCCGCTGCTCGATGCATCTTCCGACGAAGGGGAGGAGTCGTAG
- the coxB gene encoding cytochrome c oxidase subunit II, producing MFNFRRRLPGAGVVVLLGLVLAGCASDAELDTLKPEGETADQIYGLVLPVFIVAGIILVLVCGAVLYLSIKNRVATYEGDDEFPEQVSHNNSLEIAWTILPAVIMAAIAVATIVTHVAINKDEAAAIEIEVDGEARMWDPTIVVVGQQWWWEYRYYLDEFDLDPSMLENPRDLPPADIVTSGQFAFPVGVEIDLVVTSRDVIHSHWIPALNGKRDAVPGRFSPWKLEADDPGIYFGQCTEFCGLSHSRMRMQAIGMTEADFQQWIDMQMSPATFGEELQPYVASYRETGGATLPANPSQVARGLDVFVTQCASCHLVNGLNDLNYNGAAVVSGSAPNLTHLANRTTFAGGILNLYNEDGSFNRDDLAAWIRNPEEIKANFANNLPDGQLPRGMPTLALSERQIDDVIAFLQTLGPRPTDEMIQATEVE from the coding sequence ATGTTCAACTTCCGGCGCCGTCTCCCCGGCGCAGGCGTCGTCGTTCTGCTGGGCCTGGTGCTCGCCGGATGCGCGAGCGATGCCGAGCTCGACACGCTGAAGCCCGAGGGCGAAACGGCCGACCAGATCTACGGTCTGGTCCTGCCGGTGTTCATCGTCGCAGGCATCATCCTGGTGCTCGTCTGCGGCGCCGTGCTCTATCTCTCGATCAAGAACCGGGTGGCCACCTACGAAGGCGACGACGAGTTCCCCGAGCAGGTCTCCCACAACAACTCGCTGGAGATCGCCTGGACGATCCTGCCTGCCGTGATCATGGCGGCCATCGCGGTCGCCACCATCGTCACCCATGTGGCGATCAACAAGGACGAGGCCGCCGCGATCGAGATCGAGGTCGACGGCGAGGCTCGCATGTGGGACCCGACCATCGTCGTCGTCGGCCAGCAGTGGTGGTGGGAGTACCGCTACTACCTCGACGAGTTCGATCTCGATCCGTCGATGCTCGAGAACCCGCGCGACCTTCCCCCGGCCGACATCGTCACGTCGGGCCAGTTCGCCTTCCCGGTCGGTGTCGAGATCGACCTGGTCGTCACGTCTCGCGACGTCATCCACTCGCACTGGATCCCGGCCCTCAACGGCAAGCGCGACGCTGTCCCGGGTCGTTTCTCGCCGTGGAAGCTCGAGGCCGACGACCCGGGCATCTACTTCGGTCAGTGCACCGAGTTCTGTGGCCTGTCCCACAGTCGTATGCGTATGCAGGCCATCGGGATGACCGAGGCCGACTTCCAGCAGTGGATCGACATGCAGATGTCACCGGCGACATTCGGTGAGGAACTGCAGCCCTACGTCGCGTCCTACCGTGAGACGGGCGGCGCCACACTGCCTGCCAACCCGAGCCAGGTCGCCCGGGGCCTCGACGTCTTCGTGACCCAGTGCGCCTCGTGCCACCTCGTCAACGGTCTCAACGATCTCAACTACAACGGTGCCGCGGTGGTTTCCGGGTCGGCTCCCAACCTGACCCATCTCGCGAACCGCACCACGTTCGCCGGCGGCATTCTCAACCTCTACAACGAAGACGGGTCGTTCAACCGCGACGACCTGGCGGCCTGGATCCGCAATCCCGAGGAGATCAAGGCGAACTTCGCCAACAATCTGCCCGACGGACAGCTGCCCAGAGGCATGCCGACCCTGGCACTGAGTGAACGACAAATCGACGATGTGATCGCCTTCCTCCAGACGTTGGGCCCCCGCCCGACCGATGAGATGATCCAGGCGACGGAGGTGGAGTGA
- the ctaD gene encoding cytochrome c oxidase subunit I, whose protein sequence is MAIIEEPLALTTGEPSTVERPLGVLTRPQGGNGWKDWLSTVDHKKIGIMYGVAAMFFFVVGGIEALLIRLQLAAPEGQILSADVYNQVFTMHGVTMVFLFIMPLAAAFANYLIPLQIGARDVAFPRLNALSFWIWISGAIFLNTSWIVGGGGADCGWFCYSPNSGLAFSPTHGVDFYVIGLQIAGIASLVSAINLIVTVLNMRAPGMTLFRMPMLTWMLLVTQFLLLFALPVITVALFLLMFDRVFDAQFFNPEMGADPLLWQHLFWIFGHPEVYIIILPSFGIISEIIPTFSRKPLFGYSFMVFSGIAIGFMGWGVWAHHMFVSGIGPFSVAAFSLATMFISVPTGVKILNWLATMWGGKLRFTTAMLFAVGTVAMFTIGGLSGVTHALAPADTQQTDTYYIVAHFHYVIFGGGVLGLMGGIYFWWPKIFGYMLNETLGKIHFWVILVGFNLTFGPMHILGLQGMSRRIDTYSPGFGFELWNLVATIGSFTIALGVLIFFFNVWKSHRDAPNKPAPGPDPWDARSLEWMIPSPSPEHNFDTIPVIESVDEWWHRKYGYDDDGRVVRVASTEEVAQDGSATGVHLPAPSFWPLVLAVGLPLIGYGLIFNLWLCVVGGALTGLAMYSWALEPVDDPDADHGHGGHDDHHDDGGDDDAVATEREPATAGAEGGE, encoded by the coding sequence ATGGCGATTATCGAAGAACCCCTCGCCCTGACAACCGGAGAGCCCTCCACGGTCGAGCGTCCCCTCGGTGTGCTCACCCGGCCCCAGGGTGGCAACGGTTGGAAGGACTGGCTCAGCACCGTCGACCACAAGAAGATCGGCATCATGTACGGCGTCGCCGCGATGTTCTTCTTCGTCGTGGGCGGCATCGAGGCGCTGTTGATCCGCCTGCAGCTCGCCGCGCCGGAAGGCCAGATCCTCTCGGCCGACGTCTACAACCAGGTCTTCACGATGCACGGCGTCACCATGGTGTTCCTGTTCATCATGCCGCTGGCCGCCGCGTTCGCGAACTATCTGATCCCGCTCCAGATCGGCGCCCGTGACGTGGCGTTCCCGCGCCTCAACGCGCTGTCGTTCTGGATCTGGATCTCCGGCGCGATCTTCCTCAACACCTCGTGGATCGTCGGGGGTGGCGGCGCCGACTGTGGGTGGTTCTGCTACTCCCCCAACAGCGGTCTCGCCTTCTCGCCGACCCACGGTGTGGACTTCTACGTCATCGGTCTGCAGATCGCCGGTATCGCCTCACTGGTGTCGGCCATCAACCTGATCGTCACGGTGCTCAACATGCGGGCGCCGGGCATGACCCTGTTCCGCATGCCCATGCTCACCTGGATGCTGCTGGTCACCCAGTTCCTGCTCCTGTTCGCCCTGCCGGTCATCACGGTGGCGCTGTTCCTGCTGATGTTCGACCGGGTCTTCGATGCCCAGTTCTTCAATCCGGAGATGGGGGCCGATCCCTTGCTCTGGCAGCATCTGTTCTGGATCTTCGGCCATCCCGAGGTGTACATCATCATCTTGCCCAGCTTCGGGATCATCTCGGAGATCATCCCGACCTTCAGCCGCAAGCCGCTCTTCGGCTACTCCTTCATGGTGTTCTCGGGCATCGCGATCGGCTTCATGGGCTGGGGCGTGTGGGCCCACCACATGTTCGTCTCGGGGATCGGACCGTTCTCGGTCGCCGCGTTCTCGCTGGCGACGATGTTCATCTCGGTACCGACCGGTGTGAAGATCCTCAACTGGCTGGCCACGATGTGGGGCGGCAAGTTGCGCTTCACGACGGCGATGCTGTTCGCCGTGGGGACCGTCGCGATGTTCACCATCGGTGGTCTGTCCGGTGTGACCCACGCGCTGGCTCCGGCCGACACCCAGCAGACCGACACCTACTACATCGTGGCGCACTTCCACTATGTGATCTTCGGTGGCGGTGTGCTCGGTCTCATGGGCGGCATCTACTTCTGGTGGCCGAAGATCTTCGGCTACATGCTCAACGAGACCCTCGGCAAGATCCACTTCTGGGTGATCCTGGTGGGCTTCAACCTCACCTTCGGTCCGATGCACATCCTCGGCCTGCAGGGCATGAGCCGCCGCATCGACACCTACTCACCTGGCTTCGGGTTCGAACTCTGGAACCTGGTCGCCACGATCGGGTCGTTCACCATCGCCCTCGGCGTGCTGATCTTCTTCTTCAACGTGTGGAAGTCGCACCGCGACGCGCCGAACAAGCCGGCACCGGGTCCCGACCCGTGGGATGCCCGCAGCCTCGAGTGGATGATCCCGTCGCCGTCGCCGGAGCACAACTTCGACACCATCCCCGTCATCGAGAGTGTCGACGAGTGGTGGCACCGCAAGTACGGCTACGACGACGACGGACGCGTCGTCCGCGTCGCTTCCACCGAAGAGGTCGCACAGGACGGCTCGGCCACCGGCGTGCACCTGCCCGCTCCGTCGTTCTGGCCGCTCGTGCTGGCGGTCGGCCTGCCGCTCATCGGCTACGGCCTCATCTTCAACCTGTGGCTCTGCGTCGTCGGCGGCGCCCTCACCGGGCTGGCCATGTACTCGTGGGCCCTCGAACCGGTCGACGACCCCGATGCCGACCACGGCCACGGCGGCCACGATGATCACCACGACGACGGCGGCGATGACGACGCCGTCGCCACCGAGCGCGAGCCGGCCACCGCCGGCGCCGAAGGAGGGGAATGA
- a CDS encoding heme-copper oxidase subunit III: MATATIDSPDTHSDGHDGGHGEHGTSTGISNTKLAMWTFLGSECLLFGGLISTYLLYKTRRGPGPDNTTIPTDLFDIPFTSVSSFVLLMSSLTMVLALSALTRGDNQATRAWLLTTSMLGGIFIGGQVYEFTAFLREGVGFTHNPASSAFYTLTGFHGVHVTLGIVMLMSLFVASKQGKLTPKNTETVEIVGLYWHFVDIVWIFIFTVIYLIPVD, encoded by the coding sequence ATGGCGACCGCGACCATCGACAGCCCTGACACCCATTCCGACGGCCACGACGGCGGCCATGGCGAGCACGGCACCTCGACCGGCATCTCCAACACGAAGCTGGCGATGTGGACGTTTCTCGGCTCCGAGTGCCTCCTCTTCGGCGGGCTGATCTCGACCTATCTGCTCTACAAGACCCGCCGTGGTCCCGGGCCCGACAACACGACGATCCCCACCGACCTCTTCGACATCCCCTTCACCTCCGTGAGTTCGTTCGTGCTCCTCATGAGCTCGCTCACCATGGTGCTGGCGCTGTCGGCCCTGACCCGAGGCGACAACCAGGCCACCCGGGCATGGCTGCTCACCACCTCCATGCTGGGCGGCATCTTCATCGGCGGGCAGGTCTACGAGTTCACCGCGTTCCTGCGTGAGGGCGTGGGCTTCACCCACAACCCGGCGAGTTCGGCCTTCTACACGCTGACCGGGTTCCACGGTGTCCACGTGACCCTGGGCATCGTCATGTTGATGTCGCTCTTCGTTGCGTCCAAACAGGGGAAGCTGACCCCGAAGAACACCGAGACAGTGGAGATCGTCGGCCTGTACTGGCACTTCGTCGACATCGTCTGGATCTTCATCTTCACGGTCATCTACCTGATCCCGGTCGACTGA
- a CDS encoding cytochrome C oxidase subunit IV family protein codes for MSEQATSEAVETHEGHEKSHEHPSDWAYIKIALILATFTGIEVLTYFESAIPIFENNSVTIATLMVLMVVKFFLVATWFMHLRFDNPIFGRMFVAGLILATGVYAIALSAFEFWA; via the coding sequence GTGTCTGAACAAGCAACTTCCGAGGCAGTCGAGACCCACGAGGGTCACGAGAAGTCCCATGAGCATCCGTCCGACTGGGCCTACATCAAGATCGCTCTGATTCTGGCGACCTTCACCGGTATCGAGGTGCTGACGTACTTCGAGTCGGCGATCCCGATCTTCGAGAACAACTCGGTCACGATCGCCACGCTGATGGTGTTGATGGTCGTGAAGTTCTTCCTCGTGGCGACCTGGTTCATGCACCTGCGGTTCGACAACCCGATCTTCGGTCGGATGTTCGTCGCCGGTCTCATCCTGGCAACCGGCGTCTACGCGATCGCCCTCAGCGCCTTCGAGTTCTGGGCCTGA